The Zalophus californianus isolate mZalCal1 chromosome X, mZalCal1.pri.v2, whole genome shotgun sequence genome window below encodes:
- the SMIM10L2B gene encoding small integral membrane protein 10-like protein 2B, with protein MAASAALSAAAAAAALSGLVVRLSRSAAARGSYGAFCKGLTRTLITFFDLAWRLRMNFPYFYVVASVMLNVRLQVRIE; from the coding sequence ATGGCGGCGTCGGCGGCTCtgtcggcggcggcggcggcggcggccctaTCGGGCCTGGTGGTGCGGCTGTCGCGCTCGGCGGCGGCCCGCGGCTCGTACGGCGCCTTCTGCAAGGGGCTCACGCGCACGCTGATCACCTTCTTCGACCTGGCCTGGCGGCTGCGCATGAACTTCCCCTACTTCTACGTGGTGGCCTCGGTGATGCTCAACGTCCGCCTGCAGGTGCGGATCGAGTGA